The window TGAACTGGAAGCCTAGACTTTCCCCTGATTATTTTGGGCTTCTAAaaccttaaaccaacaggctagaGAGGAATAACAATGTTaggatccagattaccatgggaaaTTTGACtgtctctccacaatggaggtgagcaggattatgtctggagtacaggagatcccttagggcatctcttagtactatcaagtcctgtgattaaagtccatgggaaactacaacaccCTGATCCAAGCAGGATGGCAAAGGGCACAGACCCTTcaagaatgaaggtatgggtcaattctccaggaaaagagccaagacctacTAAGTTGTTTGCCtaaagtgaaggaaatacagaaagggTAGtaaaggaaggtagttataaattcCAGCTAAGGACATGTAActagttgcagaaatgaggattataaagtaatatgaatgcttctgtgttactttgttaagaatacatttgtcggggctggagagatggctcagcggttaagagcactgactgctctgccagaggttctgagttcaattcccagcaaccacatggtggctcacaaccatctataatggggtccgATGCACTCTTCTATGTGTGTCTcaagatagctgcagtgtacttacctataaataaaaataaataaataaatctttaaaaaaattaagaatacatttgtctttctttcaattcctttaacatcaattggtatttaagtcgagacactaaaagaatgtttccaagggatattgccccattgtaaatttacaaatgtgtttgcaatTGTACCAGGAATAGTTATAACATGTTAGGagtattcatgaccttgttattgtttcatatggacatgagatattatttgtgtcaagatgacaagggGTAgattgtaatggctattcctggttgtcaacttgatgatatctggaatgaactacaatccagaattggaaggctcaaatATGGTCCTAATCTGGTACCTAATCTGAAGGGCTGGGAGataacaagtttctgacctggatcttggcatggagatcttgaggcatagtggctatgaatctcagaagattaagacagagagatctctaagttcaaggtcatctgggacaaagcaagtcccagatccaggcctggtgacatacacctttaatctgtggcacgcacctttaatctgggccacaccttctgctggagacctatataaggacattggaagaaagaaaattcactctcacttcttcctctgcttgccttgcgggactgagcaactgctagatccttggacttccattcatagctgctactgaccattgttgggagttggactacagacttgCTACCTGCCCTGGATATATAAAGACTGTAGCCTGTagttcctgtgatcctggttgtgtcagaattcctcagagtcTGCCTGTCTccgtgatcctgtgattctatAATCCTGTGACCCTGAGATCTGGGGAGGATTAGGTGAGAAAGACATTGCCGGTTCCAGCAACTCAAGACTTGTCTGCATCTCTGCGGTACTTTGGGACAAACTCTACAGTCTTGGAGAGGCCTTCAGGAAACTCAGTTTCAAGCCAGCCCGTGATAGGAAGACACACAAGAAGTATGATACCCAACAAAttacaaaagagaagacagatcCAGGTTGCCCCAAAGAAGATAAAGTCCAAACACAAAGATAGTCTTACGTCCATACTTTCTCGGAGGATGACTAGTTGCATCTTTCAACAACCTGTGACCATAATAACTTCACACCCTGAGAATAAAACCAGGTACAGGAGAGAGGAAGCTCAGCTGAAGAAACCCACACAGCTCTGTGCATTGAAGAGATTGCAGAACTATCAAGTTGGAGACAGTAAAGGAGGCCTATCATGTCCAATGAAGTTGACCATCCCCATAGAAAGAATTGCACTGGGAATGCAGGATGAAGCCAACAACCACAGTGGTATTGAGGATCTGCTCACTCCTGGAGAAGCCACCTCTGTCCAACCCCCATGCTTGGAAAAGACTGAGCAAGTGGCTCTTCAGTTGTCACCTTCTTTCTCCAGTCAAGGGGTAACAATGCCACTGCCCCTTCATCTGTCACCATCTTACTGCATTCAAGTAACTAAGGCAGACATCCTGAGACAGACCTGGAAGGTAAAGAAAGccaggcagagactggcagaagCCTTGAAAGCAGACAGGCTTGCCAGGCAGGCAGAGAACATGAGGGAGCAAAGAAGAGTGGAAAACACGCGTTGAGGCCTCAGTAAGTTTTTGAAGGaacttttggttttggtgttggtTTTGAGTTCCGTTGTAGTTTCGGTTTCGGTgtcggttttggttttggtttcagttttggttttggttttgagttccGTTTTGGTTTCAGAttcggttttggttttggtttttcaacaaAAGGGTTTCCaggtgtaaccctggttgtcctggaaccctGTCCCAGCCTCCAGAGTGATGACTTAAAAGGCATCACCCAGTATTAATTGTACATCTTTAAATGACAAATTTAATATACCCAACTCACTCATATTTAAGcttttggaaaagcaaaaaatataagcagtagtgggtttttttgttttttgttttggttttttttctttgggtggcggggttcgagacagggtttctctgtgtagccctagctgtcctggaactcactctgtagaccaggctgcccttgaactcagaaatccgcctgactctgcctcccagagtactgggattgcaggcgtgtgccaccactgtctggctagcAGTAGTGTTTTAAATAATGGTGTTTCCAGTGTGAATAGAAATGTCCTGTAAGAGAATTCATGTGAAAACATCCTTTTGTGATGTCAATCGTGATCTACTGTAGGACTCTGGGATAGGTTCAACAGCAATTCATGGAGCAAACGAAATGCCTGAATTTATAGAATTTAGATGAGAAGGTTCTATGTATTTAGCAGCTACTTTTGTGAAGCTACTAGTGTGAGATCCATGTCAGAAACAAAAGGCCGTAAGACCTATGTCAGAAACAAAAAGCCTGCCCACCTCAACCCACCTGAACCAAAATGGTGACTCACTTCCAGATAGGGATTTTCTACCCCAGACATTACTGCCTGGGGTGAGGCCAGATAAGGAAATGACTTAACAGAAAACAATTCCAGGAAAACTGGCAAGatgggcaggacagggccaaatAACCAAGGCAGTCACCCCATATGAGttaaccaatgattttaaatgtcattCAAAATACCCAATTGAGGTGGCCCAACTCAATCGACTGCCTAAACTTCCCGCCAAAATTTAGATAAAAAGTGTGTGTATTGTAGCTCAGGGTCTCCTCTTGCCTACGTGCTGAGAGACCCCAATGTgtgttggaacaataaacctcttgcagttTGCAGCAATCCCAGTCTCTTTTTGACCGTGGGTCTTCCAACGGACTTACATTAGATAGTTACAAAGCTTAACATAGGCTAACCAGGTCTTGTGGCCTTTGGGGCCTTGGATTTAAATGTCTGTTGCTCTCTACCATGGGATTGCTACTTGCCAGGTATTTAGGTTTAAGACTAGACCTCTGGTTGCCTCAGgcctgggaagggagagaagttTCAGCAAGGATGctgaggaacatggcagcatccaggcaggcctggtgcaggaggagctgaagggtctacatcttcatctgaagtctgctACCAGAATACTGGCTTTagggcagctagggtgagggtcttaaagcccacacccacaatggaacatctattccaacagggtcacaccctgtaagagtgccactccctgggccaagcataaacAAACCACAATAGTGTTTAAGAGAGGTGCCAGCAGAAGCTGATGGACGGCATTAGGGAtcgaaggagagaaaaagaagcagtgaTATAAGAGGAAGATAGAAACGGGGAAATGCCAGAtaaatatgatcatatttcattgtattcatttgtgaaattctctaaaataatattttttaaaaaatatttagtggaagagggagaaaaaagaggagtatcagggctggagagatggctcagctgttaaaaacactgactgctctcccaaaagtcctgagttcaaatcccagaaaacacatggtggctcacaaccatctgtcatgagatctgacaccctcttctggggcatgtttagacagctaccatgtaattacatataataataaataaatctttttaaagaagaagaaggggaaggagaacgagaaggaggagaaggagaagaggagactaTGAGAAGGCAAATATGGTCAAAGCACTTGAAGGGAAATATTGGAGAACCCTTTTGTACAGTGAAGGTTAAAGGCTAATTGAAGTGTCTGTGCTGCCTATCTTTATGCCAGTGGGACATACTGTgaaggagggagcctcagctgaAGAAACACCTCCATAAGTTacagaaagggctgaaggagctgaaggcgtttgcaagcccataggaagaacaacaatatcaaccaaccagacacccctgcccccccagagctcccaaggactaaaccatcaatcaaggagtgcacgtggctccagctgcatatgcaacaGTGGATGCacttgtcaggcatcaaagggAATTTCAAACTTCCCACCCAGGGTGGAGCTCTAGCCccttgttcttcaaggacctgcagtttcctgagaggcacgcCGATTCTGCTgaggagtttccagcctttgcgggaagggttttccccctgcctatatatttggagacccccccattaaactttgagccttgatcagaaaacttgtcttggcttGTTATTTTTCTGCCCGCCTGTCTTTTTATTTCagccccaaaaaagaaaaagaaaaaagaaaaaatgctaaaACTTTTAGTATCTGCTGGTGGTCCATCTCTTAATCCAGCctcagtttacacagaggaggctcatTTAAGCTGCCCCACCTTCAGCTCagagtcaagcacagctggagaaatagctgcttttaaaagggccaacATCTTCTCAAATTCTAGGGCAAGTAGGATGATGgtcatttctcctagaaaaatctccTCAAAGGTGATTGTTATGTCCATAgtactttttctcttgaaattacagctaaaaaaagaaaaaaacaatgtttggtttaaatttataagatttgtgtaattgcttcatttttgtttctgattggtcttaaaggtataagtatgttcgcatgtcttgactatagagtattggcttataagttattgggcatgattaaaaattattacattggtaacaaaaagttaatttaaaactggtaactcaggattGGAATCATCTGAAACAACACGTAgcatgacccaacccaggaaaaacaggcctctgaAGATCCTTCTAAACtggcaaaatattttatgtaattcatatcctagaaattaggcttttgtttttgttttgttttttggatttggtttttttgagacagagtttctctgtgtagccctggatgtcctggaactcacactgtagaccaggcttgcctcgaattcagaaatacgcctgcctctgcctcgcagagtgctgggattataggcgtgcaccaccaccgcccagtgaaaTTAGACTTTtaagggataagatttaaaacaatgtctctttaataagttgaactgtcatgcattcaaacataagaagCGGCAGACAAACTTTGTAGTGTGAAGGTAATGCATTTGCcactgattttaaagaaaatagattgtttaaaaatgggttttgctttccaaagttgtagttatgctctaatattgcaagagaaagttAAAAATTACAGTTAACAACTGCCAGTGTACAattgactgcagtttgcagtctgattGAAGGTtcacaattcttttttcttttcttttttttttttttaatttggttttttcaagacagggtttctctgtatagccctggctgtcctggaactcactctagaccaggctggcctcaaactcagaaatctgccagtgtgtctgcctcctagagtgctgggattacaggcgtgtgccaccaccgcccggctgaaggTTCACAATTCTTAACTCACCCATATTTTGTTATTAAGGTAATTTCAAGagtgataaaagttaaaaacagctgtggccagtatagGCCTGTTGCTACTTTTTCACAAGTTTACTggatacagtggtagaagcaaaatttaacacacacaccccaagattaaaaaggagatatcAGTGGGAATttgtttgatatcaaacaggctccttttgaaCTGTTTCAAATATTTGTAGATAAGACTACTAAAAACAGCTAGTAAAATTTTTCCAGGAACCCTCAAATTACacgttccttttgttatttgaccctcatacaatggggtctggttgtAGGCTGCTGCCCTGCAGGACAAACAGGTGTTGGGCCTGGCCTTggacaataggctcagattagaaaatatttacattcgagtcaatgcaaagctcagagctgcctccttGGAAGCTTGTGAGGTACTGCTTTTGACTTGCAAACCCTACCTAGAGAGTTTcaggccaaaacaacattcttgacagatctatccaggtgtggttcaaaacatagttcaaacttaagatctatgaaaagttaataaggctatgtagaacttatgaaggcattgaaatctggcctgcctacatatgacctccttttggggagacccccactccattctcaggatagcgtacacccaaggaaacaagagagaccgacttgatgcaaacgcatggggtagtttattatcagagctctgggccgacacgtatctcacacaggagacagaggagtcgaccctgaggctcaaaggttaggggtttatataggagaAGTCAGGGGGGTTGGTTAGGGAGGTTGTCAGGGGGGGTTGGCacagttacacatgatttgctgattcaaacattggcgggggattctggcaggcaaggtggggttttttgtttgtttgtttctttgtttgtttgttttttcacaaaCGTGCAGATCcggccatcagcaatgtaggagggtagtttatttttgttagcaggaaggtcactttgacattagtaaactgcatccaagggacaggagacaggagactccagtccagatggtatATGACCTATAGGAGATTGCCCAggatgccccttatcttttatggctggtctgtttgtggaatgactcaaccacaaccttgcttcaaggcTCTAAGTCTGCTTACTGCCTCAACTATAGATTCTGAAGAGTCCAAACTCCCTTcacctactccatacaaaattattatggatttaacaggttgttttttgctttgcatcctgataattgtaaaaagcatttgcttctaatgagctaattttaaagaaccaatagagcaatttcattagaaagtttttcctcaaagaatggctgatagccttaccttatgtgtgaaaaaatgttttgtctctactTCAACACAAAAAGCTAGGATTTTAAATCTTTCAGTATATATTATTCACAGAAATTTATTACAAGCCTTtgttcttaacaatgggctttaaaacattttaagcttaccacaggaggacttaaacctctgttctcaAGGTGGATGCAAATTAACTAGTGAAAGacaaataactttacagatagtagagaAGGCTACTGTGATTggttgtttatgttatgtgttcacaACAATTCCTTGGTAAAGAGAGCATTAATGTAGAGTCACCCTTTAtcatctccaaataaagttttaacataAAGCTATtgatatgttaataaaatattataagataaaaacataaaagctttttttttttttttttgcttttttggattttgggttttttcaagacagggtttctctgtgtagcccgggctgccctggaactcactctgtagaccaggctggcctcaaactcagaagtctgcctgcctctgcctcccaaagtgctgggattacaggcatgcaccatcaccgcccggctcataaaaacattttaaaaagaatgtattaagaacctgatgaaacatttgttccttatttaaaatgacaataaaattagtcattgcaGAGTGttgatatttggcctattgcatggCAATCCTTGTAGCCAAAATTGATAActattatccaaaagataattgttAAAATTTACTTCTATGCATGCCTTTGTATTTTCCTATAGATTTATGCATGCATCCCATAAAGAATGCATCTACTGTACTTATGAACAGCTCTTCTATGGGAGAGAAGCAcatgtaattggatcacatgtttattcttttgagtttccccctgcttcagcacagatattTGAATTGGATGCTGTAGccgctatttttaaaatggtaaaaatcaagcttttaatttgtatactgatagcctatatatatatatatatatatatatatatatatatatatatatatatatatatatatatatatatatatatatatatatatcatggcttacaattgcttgaaattgctCCTTTTTAGATACTGATAATtcataaattttacaattatttatgcaaatacaaatcaagttttaaataaaaggtactgttcttttaaatgactgtcctctggacacTTAAGAGTTCATGCAGGTGCTAGAGAGATAACTCAATAGTCATCAGAAAGAGTGTTGACTGCTCTTtctaaggtcatgagttcaaattccagcaccaacacggtagctcacaaacatctataattgTGTGAAGCCATACAGGACCCTCTCTAAGAGCacagagggctggcagggcaaaggtcctaaataaaacaaagaagagcgtctccccatgaactgccagttgaagggaagttctgagataaccaTGGGATGCTCCAGActctgcaaacatcagatgtctccaccagacggcccttatctcttcctgctgaaactgccaagaatgcacctctctcctttgttcttgcctcgagGTGAGCTcgtcctctgaaagcttaaaacctgtgtacccctgAAAATTAAATAAGACCTCAACAATTGAACCCCCctttgcctggtctcctttctctcccccacctttgaccctcaggtagcaccagTCCGGAACCCTCAATAACTGGACCTACTGGACGggtcatagtggcgcctgaacagggACCCAAAGTACGTCAACTACCGGAAACCCTGGAAAAAGGAGGACCCCGCAGACTGCATCGCTCGTGTgttgctggaggggcaggtaagtggccaaacattgtcttCCGATTGTCATAGGGAAACAATTATTAAacgaggctaaagaggcttgttTCGTAGGAGGAATCAAGCattaattcagggagagaggactaagagttaagaaaaaaggatttaatcaagttcttttattttgtcgATGATAAATGtcattggttaattttaagtggacctgatattcacccactaacttgagataagggtggtaaggaaattaataagattctgaaaaccagtaaaccagtgtctgatacattctttagctactgggggctcattcagagtgcgaacgaggaccctgaCTACAACAGCTTTTGTTGgtcgctgaatattgcctccaccctttgtcttgggcagcttcaatgacctcgctttcccctaaaaaagaattctccaaaaccttcctcagcTGTTCCCTCGGCTTCTCTTTATTCTCCTCTCTGAATGGGACCATCccctgctgatatgccattaagttaagagaccccGAGGGAGAAAGCCAacatggaggagaaaagctgcagaaagcaagtagccctctGAAAGGAGCTACGAAgaacaaatggtcactctaacttcaagatttatttcaaagacaaatgcctagaaaaagccagggccaaaacaagccccttgattTTAACATTGTAGAAGAattaaagtccgcagtcacagcctatgggtggactgctcccttcactttggcacttagaatcttctgCTGAGGGGTGgctgacacctgaggaatttatccagctggcccaagctgagctttctctgagggagaaatttttctttggaagtcagaggctgctgagagagaacaaaagcaaaaaccgctcatgggcagcatgtaagacctggactgcagagaaattcctgggctctcctcccctcccacctctctccacaggtgtgtgtgttcacttaggcatccctcttcccccttgttaaatcttaaacaagagaaaaagcaggtttcagaaaagcagttttcctATGTGTAGGACACAGtatcaaaaaaaaatggttggaagctatttcaaaactctcctggtgagtaCAGGAAAACGGgagatggttttgttttctctctgaaacctactggagatctccttagttcgggttaagatatttggatctctttgtgACTTCAAGTTCCCTTGCTGcctgttgtttgtctttggtgcaccaaaacttgttcatgtgtgtcaatttgtgttgtccattgttttgtttggctgaatgattggttgtttttatgttttatgtaaaaaaaaaatggtaaaaaggtgttatcttgctggcagtcctgccaattgcagtttacacagaggaggctaatttgaggtgcctcacattttAAAGTAGGattcaaacacagctggagaaaaagctgcttcttaaagagccagcagccagacaagtggaaatggttaattctcctagaaaaatttctatcatgatgatgattgggttcaaagtgcttttttcccctgaagttacagctagaaaaaaaaaaaaaaaaaaaaaaaaatatatatatatatatatatatatatatatatatatatatatatatatatttggtttaaatttatttatgagatttgtatgatcgcttcatttttatttttaattggtcttaatggtataaggttttacatatcttgactatagagttataaattaattggttatgatttaaaaggtatagggttattaagaaaaggttagtttaaaactggtgattcagtgtcagagccatcttaactagctacatgtggcatgatgcaacacaggaaatacaggcctctaagatgcttctaaattggcatggtgttttgtgtgaatcttggcctggagattggacttataaaaaataagatttaaaataatgtctcttcaataagttacactgtcatacattcaaacacaagataatggacaaactttgcaatatgaaaataatgtgtttgccattaattttaaggagaaaagattgtttaaaactgggttttgctttcaaaaagttGTAGTTATACTTTGATATTGCAGGTCCCTTTTGTAATTTGACctccatacaatggggtctggttacaggctactccttgcaggaccggtgggtgtaggtctggccttagagataacaaactcagatcaggaggtttacatttgagttatacaaagctcagagctgcctcaaagctgctcaaagctgcagaggcttgagagatgcagttttgtcttgcaggcctcacttagagagattctggccaaaagaacatttttaatagaTTCATACATATGTGgtccaaaataaagttcaaacttagatctgtaaaaggTAATAAAGCTATGTAaaaattatgaaggcattaaaatttggcctgcctactacatacaaaactattatagattttaaaagatgttttttgctttgtggatattgataattataaaagcatttacttctaactttaaaggagcaaaagctaactttaaaaaaccaataaaagattttcattagaaagttattcctcaagaaatggcttgctcttaacaatggacttttaaattttttaagaaaatgattttcaaaaggtgttaaggtaaattttttggctaagacactgctttaagtttgccatttaagcctctgatgttctcaagatagatgcaaattaaatactgagagacataacttagagaaagctaccgtaagtatttgtcaacagtttatgatatatgctcacttccattccttaacaaagagaacattaatataaaatctctccaaataaggttttgacatcctccaataaagatctgatgtaataataaagtgttacaaaataaaatcataaaaatatttttaaaagaaatgttttaagagcatgatgaaatgtttgttccttattttaaacagcaatcaaattattattaattgttaatctattacatgacaagcctttttgacaaaattaataattgttatctaaaagataaattgttaaaaatttgcctctataaatgTTTTTGGGGGGTAGATAGGGGGTGGggttcaagacagtgtttctctgtatagccctggctgtcctgaaactcattctgtagataaagctggtcttgaactcagagatccatctgcctctgcctcccaagtgctgggattacaggcggtcAACACCATGAcccagcttgttttgttttgatttgtattgtttgagaaagtgtctcggctgggtggtggtggcacacacctgtaatcccagcactctgggaggcagaggcaagcagatctctgagttcgaggccagcctggtctacagagggagt of the Apodemus sylvaticus chromosome 21, mApoSyl1.1, whole genome shotgun sequence genome contains:
- the LOC127672121 gene encoding methyl-CpG-binding domain protein 3-like 2B, whose translation is MAKGTDPSRMKVRKTLPVPATQDLSASLRYFGTNSTVLERPSGNSVSSQPVIGRHTRSMIPNKLQKRRQIQVAPKKIKSKHKDSLTSILSRRMTSCIFQQPVTIITSHPENKTRYRREEAQLKKPTQLCALKRLQNYQVGDSKGGLSCPMKLTIPIERIALGMQDEANNHSGIEDLLTPGEATSVQPPCLEKTEQVALQLSPSFSSQGVTMPLPLHLSPSYCIQVTKADILRQTWKVKKARQRLAEALKADRLARQAENMREQRRVENTR